A genomic window from Punica granatum isolate Tunisia-2019 chromosome 2, ASM765513v2, whole genome shotgun sequence includes:
- the LOC116197852 gene encoding mavicyanin, protein MASKSVSGLFLITICVIVCCVSCFEFEVGGPEGWVVPPANDSKLYNDWASENRFRVGDNIHFKYLKDSVMAVTEAEYKKCNSTRPAFFSNTGNTVYVFNHSGSFYFISGVSGHCEKGQRMIVKVMSSDESESGRGSSPSSSSAASPVAPAELFPVFPASMLVPFVLALAHVVSVSF, encoded by the exons ATGGCGTCGAAGTCTGTGTCGGGTCTGTTCTTGATCACCATCTGCGTCATTGTCTGCTGTGTGAGTTGCTTCGAGTTCGAGGTTGGTGGGCCTGAGGGATGGGTGGTTCCCCCGGCAAATGACTCTAAGCTGTACAATGATTGGGCTTCCGAGAACCGGTTCCGAGTCGGCGACAACATCC ATTTCAAGTACCTGAAGGACTCGGTGATGGCGGTTACGGAGGCAGAGTACAAGAAGTGCAACTCGACTCGCCCAGCCTTTTTCTCCAACACTGGTAACACGGTCTACGTCTTCAACCACTCTGGGTCCTTCTACTTCATCAGTGGAGTCTCGGGCCACTGTGAGAAGGGGCAGAGGATGATCGTCAAGGTCATGTCCTCCGATGAGTCGGAGTCCGGCAGGGGCAGCTctccttcatcttcatctGCAGCTTCTCCGGTTGCACCAGCAGAACTCTTCCCAGTCTTTCCCGCCTCAATGCTCGTTCCTTTTGTGTTGGCTCTGGCTCATGTTGTTTCTGTCAGTTTTTAG